One region of Tamandua tetradactyla isolate mTamTet1 chromosome 6, mTamTet1.pri, whole genome shotgun sequence genomic DNA includes:
- the GFAP gene encoding glial fibrillary acidic protein has translation MERRRITSAARRSYVSSLEMVGGGLSPSRRLGPGARLSLARMPPPLPARVDFSLAGALNAGFKETRASERAEMMELNDRFASYIEKVRFLEQQNKALAAELNQLRAKEPTKLADVYQAELRELRLRLDQLTANSARLEVERDNLAQDLSTLRQKLQDETNLRVEAENNLAAYRQEADEATLARLDLERKIESLEEEIRFLRKVHEEEVRELQEQLARQQVHVELDVAKPDLTAALREIRTQYEAVASSNMQEAEEWYRSKFADLTDAAARNTELLRQAKHEANDYRRQLQTLTCDLESLRGTNESLERQMREQEERHAREAASYQEALARLEEEGQSLKDEMARHLQEYQELLNVKLALDIEIATYRKLLEGEENRITIPVQTFSNLQIRETSLDTKSVSEGHLKRNIVVKTVEMRDGEVIKESKQEHKDVM, from the exons ATGGAGAGGCGACGCATCACCTCTGCTGCTCGCCGCTCCTATGTCTCCTCCTTGGAGATGGTGGGGGGCGGCCTGAGTCCCAGCCGCCGCCTGGGGCCTGGCGCCCGCCTCTCCCTGGCTCGAATGCCCCCTCCACTCCCGGCCCGGGTGGACTTCTCCCTGGCCGGGGCACTCAATGCCGGCTTCAAGGAGACACGGGCCAGTGAGCGGGCAGAGATGATGGAACTCAATGACCGCTTTGCCAGCTACATCGAGAAGGTGCGCTTTCTGGAGCAGCAGAACAAGGCGCTGGCAGCCGAGCTGAACCAGCTGCGGGCCAAGGAGCCCACCAAGCTGGCTGACGTCTACCAGGCCGAGCTGCGCGAGCTGCGACTGCGCCTCGACCAGCTCACGGCCAACAGTGCACGGCTCGAGGTCGAGAGGGACAATCTGGCACAGGACCTGAGCACCCTGAGGCAGAA GCTCCAGGATGAAACCAACCTGAGGGTGGAGGCTGAGAACAATCTGGCCGCCTATCGACAG GAGGCAGATGAAGCCACCCTAGCCCGTCTGGATCTGGAGAGGAAGATTGAGTCTCTGGAAGAGGAGATCAGGTTCCTGAGGAAGGTCCACGAGGAG GAGGTGCGGGAGCTCCAGGAACAGCTGGCCCGGCAGCAAGTCCATGTGGAGCTGGATGTGGCCAAGCCAGACCTCACGGCAGCCCTGAGAGAGATCCGCACACAGTACGAGGCAGTGGCATCCAGCAACATGCAGGAGGCAGAGGAGTGGTACCGGTCCAAG TTTGCTGATCTGACCGACGCTGCTGCCCGGAACACGGAGCTGCTCCGCCAGGCCAAGCACGAGGCCAACGACTACCGGCGCCAGCTGCAGACCTTGACCTGCGACCTGGAGTCCCTGCGCGGCACG AACGAGTCCCTGGAGAGGCAGATGCGGGAGCAGGAGGAGCGCCACGCGCGGGAGGCGGCGAGTTACCAGGAGGCGCTGGCCCGGCTGGAGGAGGAGGGGCAGAGCCTCAAGGACGAGATGGCCCGCCACCTGCAGGAGTACCAGGAACTGCTCAACGTCAAGCTGGCCCTGGACATCGAGATCGCCACCTACAGGAAGCTGCTGGAGGGCGAGGAAAACCG CATCACCATTCCTGTGCAGACCTTCTCCAACCTGCAGATTCGAG AAACCAGCCTGGACACCAAATCCGTGTCAGAAGGCCACCTCAAGAGGAACATTGTGGTGAAGACTGTGGAGATGCGGGATGGAGAG gtCATTAAGGAGTCCAAGCAGGAGCACAAGGACGTGATGTGA
- the FAM187A gene encoding Ig-like V-type domain-containing protein FAM187A, protein MSLAHTTVLLWVWGSLQAFEIVEKENIFQKTPCPAFLMFDNAAYLADMSFELPCHCKPEEVPAVVWYYQKHLGSSHTKVLTDFDGRVLTEVAQVRVGSDMLVRFSIRMFSLLVFRAQPEDSGLYFCGTRKGDYFYAYDVDIQSSEGMVATFKDKGQEPFEDEQHGSLHVFTTFWEWTPCDRCGVRGERWRIGLCYLQSPDLSPRYRRTLPDVVSCGSRAVPRRMQDTSRGHTPELLVQSCLVPCEKTMTRKGVLAIFDYVSKVGSRPWVPQVPIQFHQQRLGHGLIISCPGARPEHAVAWDKDQQHLYRTEYLKGVNRSMRVFIDHGNQLHIQFTQLSDRGIYYCWRQGVRVAGFRLAVTSQGHYQVSFSDPETRSVLQLTLLGYLLITAVFVTIHFCHCCCYLFRCCPNFSP, encoded by the coding sequence ATGAGCCTGGCCCACACCACCGTGCTCCTGTGGGTCTGGGGAAGTCTTCAGGCCTTTGAAATCGTGGAGAAGGAGAACATTTTTCAGAAGACCCCCTGCCCGGCTTTTTTGATGTTTGACAATGCAGCCTACCTGGCTGACATGAGCTTTGAGCTTCCCTGTCACTGCAAGCCTGAGGAGGTGCCGGCTGTAGTCTGGTACTACCAAAAGCACCTAGGTAGCAGCCACACCAAAGTGCTGACAGACTTCGACGGGCGGGTGCTGACCGAGGTGGCTCAGGTGCGGGTGGGCAGCGACATGCTGGTCCGCTTCAGCATCCGCATGTTCAGCTTGTTGGTTTTCCGGGCCCAGCCCGAGGACTCAGGCCTGTACTTCTGCGGAACCCGCAAAGGGGACTACTTTTACGCCTACGATGTGGACATCCAGAGCAGTGAGGGAATGGTGGCCACCTTTAAGGACAAGGGCCAGGAGCCCTTTGAAGATGAGCAGCATGGGAGCCTCCATGTCTTCACCACCTTCTGGGAGTGGACGCCCTGTGACCGCTGTGGGGTGCGAGGCGAGCGGTGGCGCATCGGCCTCTGCTACCTGCAGAGTCCAGACCTCTCCCCACGCTACCGCAGGACACTGCCTGACGTGGTGTCCTGTGGCTCACGGGCTGTGCCAAGGAGGATGCAGGACACCTCCAGGGGCCACACACCTGAGCTTTTGGTTCAGAGCTGCCTGGTGCCCTGTGAGAAGACAATGACTCGGAAGGGAGTGCTGGCCATCTTTGACTACGTATCCAAAGTGGGCAGCCGGCCCTGGGTCCCCCAGGTACCCATTCAGTTCCACCAGCAGAGGCTAGGCCATGGGCTCATCATCTCTTGTCCCGGGGCCCGGCCGGAACATGCTGTGGCCTGGGATAAGGACCAGCAGCACCTGTACCGCACAGAGTACCTGAAGGGTGTCAACAGGTCCATGAGGGTATTCATTGACCACGGCAACCAGCTGCACATCCAATTCACCCAGCTGAGTGACCGAGGCATCTACTACTGCTGGCGGCAGGGGGTGCGGGTTGCTGGGTTCCGGCTGGCTGTGACATCCCAAGGGCACTACCAGGTCTCGTTCTCGGACCCTGAGACTCGCTCCGTCCTGCAGCTCACCCTTCTGGGCTACCTGCTCATCACGGCAGTCTTTGTTACCATTCACTTCTGTCATTGCTGCTGTTACTTATTTCGCTGTTGTCCCAACTTCTCCCCATAA
- the DNAAF19 gene encoding dynein axonemal assembly factor 19, whose protein sequence is MERNDVINFKALEKELQAALAADEKYKRENAAKLRAVEQRVTTYEEFRGIVLASHLKPLERKDKMRGKAIVSWNCHTTPGHTSQDEATEISQEKTLLQPETSAEFYRNWRRYLQSGPERYQVLLQLGGPKLGHLFQTDVGFGLLGELLVALADHMRPIDRVAVLGILRSLASTGRFTLNLSLLSHAEKESCRSLFQKLQAMGAPSPMKERLSQEKQGLEEQPEGPQDEERLLQELLGLYQMD, encoded by the exons ATGGAAAGGAATGATGTCATCAACTTCAAGGCTTTGGAGAAAGAGCTGCAGGCTGCACTTGCTGCTGATGAGAAGTACAAGCGGGAGAATGCTGCCAAGTTAAGGGCAGTGGAACAGAGGGTGACTACGTATGAGGAATTCAG GGGTATTGTCCTTGCCTCCCATCTGAAGCCTCTGGAGCGAAAAGACAAGATGAGAGGAAAAGCGATTGTGTCCTGGAACTGTCACACAACTCCGGGACATACCTCCCAGGATGAGGCTACTGAAATCTCACAG GAGAAAACACTCCTCCAGCCTGAGACCTCAGCAGAGTTCTACCGCAATTGGCGACGATACTTGCAGAGTGGACCAGAGCGCTACCAGGTCCTGCTACAGCTTGGGGGTCCCAAGCTGGGTCACCTCTTCCAGACAGATGTAGGGTTTGGACTTCTAGGGGAGTTGTTGGTGGCCCTGGCTGATCACATGAGGCCAATTGACAGGGTGGCAGTACTGGGTATCTTGCGCAGTCTGGCCAGTACTGGACGCTTCACCTTAAACCTGAGCTTGCTGAGCCATGCAGAGAAGGAGAGCTGCAGAAGCTTGTTTCAGAAGCTTCAGGCCATGGGTGCCCCAAGTCCCATGAAAGAAAGGCTCAGCCAGGAGAAGCAGGGTCTGGAGGAGCAACCTGAAGGGCCCCAAGATGAAGAGAGGCTCCTGCAGGAGCTTCTGGGACTGTACCAGATGGACTGA